The DNA sequence GAATAATATTTACAGTAATTGCTTATGACTTGCAGTGTAATCAGCCATCGTACCGTCAAAGAATGTAATTTTATCTTTATCAAAGATCAATAATTTCATAGCACAATCTTGAATAAGGCCCCTATCATGAGAGACAAAAATTGCTGTACCTTTATAGTCGTTTATAGCCCAAGAAAGTGCAGAAACAGATTCTAAATCTAAGTGATTGTTAGCTTCATCAAGAATAAGAACATTATGATTTTCTAACATCATTCCTGCCATAAGAAGGCGTGCAGTCTCTCCTCCAGATAGTGCTTGAATTTGCTTGAAAGCATCATCACCGCCAAAGAGCATTTTTCCTAAAACACTACGGATCTCTTGATCACTAATTCCTGTCTTGCGATTTCGCAACCATTCGAACAGAGTTTCTTGACCGCAGTCAGCTAAAACATCACTATGATTTTGAGGAAAATAGGAACATATAGCTTGATGGCCTAGCTTTATACTTCCAGAAGAAGGTGTATCCACGCCTGCAAGTAATTTCATCAAGGTGGTTTTGCCTAGACCATTATTCCCAATAATCCCAAGTTTGTCTCCTTGATAGATTTCTAAAGAAAAAGGATGAATTACCTGATTATCTCCATAACTTTTCGTGATTCCCTCCAAAGATAAGACGACTTTTCCTGAAGACCGATCCGATAGGGGGAAACGAATATAGGGACGTTGGATATTAGATTTTTTTAATTCTTGTGGCTGCAGTTTCTTAATTTCTCTCAACCGAGATTGTACTTGACTTGCTCGTGATCCGGCACCGAACTTAGAAACAAACTCTTTGAGTTGGGTAATTTTCTTTTCTTTAGATTTAATGTCAGCTTTTTCTTGTTCCCGAGATGCAGTTTTCATTTCTATCATTGCATCGTAATTCCCAGGATAAATTATGATCGTATCATAATCAATGTCAGCAATGTGTGTAGTAATTGTGTTTAAGAAATGTCGATCATGGCTAACTACAATGACAGTGCCTTGATAGCTTTTTAGAAAGTTGCCTAGCCAATTAATTGAGTATAGGTCAAGGTGGTTAGTAGGCTCATCAAGAAGCAGTGCTTCTGGATGACCAAAGAGAGCTTGGCAAAGAAGAACTCGGAATTGTAGATCTATCGGAATTGTAGCCATTTTATTGCCAAATAGCTCGTTGGGAATACCAATCCCCGTTAACAATTCTTCGGCTTCTGAATCCGCTCGGTACCCATTTTCTTCTCCAATGATCTCTTCGATTTCAGCAAGTTTCATGCCAATAGCATCAGTAAATTCTTGTAAGTAAAGATTATCACGAATTTGTAAAGCTTCCCAAAGACGGGAATTACCCATAATAACACAATCTAAGACAGTGATATCATGAAAGGTATCGATATTTTGACGTAGGATCCCTACCTTTTTAGGTAAGGAAATAGAACCTTTTGTAGGTTCTACTATTCCCATAATGATTTTTAGAAGAGTAGACTTCCCTGCACCATTAGGTCCAGTAAGACCATAGCAGTTTCCAGGATTGAAGACTACGGACACCTCATCGAATAAAACTCGAGTCCCTAAAGATTTGCCAATTTTATCTAATACTATACTCATAGCAAAAAGCATAACAAAGTGCTTTTTAGAGTACAAGAGCTTTACCTGATTCTCTTATGCATGAGGATGGGCTTCTTGGTAGGTGCGTTTTTTTAACTTTATAGAGACTTGAGTATAGACTGTTGTGGTCTCTAGAGAGCTATGACCAAGAAGCATTTGGATTGTCTTTAAATCCATTCCACTCTCCAACCAATGAGTCGCTATAGTATGGCGAATTGTATGGGGAGTGATGTGTCCTGAAAGTCCTGAACTTCGCAGATATTCTTGAAATTTCCTATCTATAGATCGTGTGCTAATCCGGGTTCCAAAGCGATTTAGAAAGAGCGCTTGTCGATCTCGTTCTAAAGGAGCTCGGTCAGGATGGTTAAGATAGGTGTGTACCCATTGGATGGCATGGGGGGTGATGGGAACAATTCTTTCTTTCTTTCCTTTTCCTTTTATACGAACTAAGTGGGTAGTAAAATCTAAATCCCATTTGTTTATTGCTACAATTTCACTGATTCTCAAACCAGAGCTATAAAAAAGTTCCATCAGACAGCGATCACGTAGTCCATGATATTTAGAAATATCAGGAGTTGCCATTAGTATCTCAACTTGATTATAAGTCATAGGTGAGGGCAGCTCCTTGGGAAGACGGGGCCCTTGGATAGTTTCTGCAGGATTTTCTGTAAGAATTCTTTGGAGAACACAGTAATGACCGAAACTTTTAATTGAAGAAAGACACCGCTTGATAGTTCGCTTACTTTTCCCATTTTCTATAAGTTTAGCAACATAGATACGCACGTGTTCTTTTGTAAACAACGAAAGGGGAAGAGGAGAAACCCTTCGGTTGTCCAAGGTTAATTTCAGTGGGGGTGAAGAGGGAAGATTTCCGCATTTTTCTAAAAAATTTTTTAACCCATTAAGATCCAAACAATAGTTTCTTAATGTGTGTGAGGAAGCGCTTTTGATCGTCCTCAAGTAGTCCAAGAATGAATAGATAGAGGTAATCATCATTTTCTTTTAGATTAGGGAATGCTAGCCTATGAATATTATTTTCAAACTATTTATTTTGCATAGGATTTTTAGGGAAAGAATAGCTGTGGTATTCTTGCGCTACGGAAATATTCGGAAAAATAACGGAAGCCTCTTTATAAAAATCATCAAGATTTAAGTAACGTGCAGAGAAGTGTGTGAGAATAAGTTTTTCTGTTTCAGCTTGTTTTGCAAGGGTGGCCGCTTGTTTTGCAGTCATATGAAAATGGCTTTCAGCAAGATGACGATGTTCTTCAAGATACGTACTCTCACATAGCATTATACGACTGTTTTTTGCAAGATCTATGACTGCTTGGCAAGGCAGAGTATCAGCAATAACAGCGATACTATCTCCTTTTCGAATATAGCTGACATCACTAAGATGTACTGTAGAATCATTGATAACAATCTTTTCGTTCCGAATGAGATCTTGGATAATAGGACCATAAATACCTCGAGCCTGAAGCTTTTCAGGAAGAAATTTTATAGTGTCTGGTTCGGTGATTCTCCATCCCAAGGTATCTACCTGATGTTGAAGTCGTCGCGCTTCAATGCGAAAGTTACCAAAATCTTCTATAACTCCTTCCTCAGAAATAGGATGCTCAATTACCTGGATAGTCTCATGATAAATAGTGCCATAACGTAGGCGGTCAAAATATTTTTTTCCCGAAGCAGGATAATAACAGTGGATAGGATAAGAGACCTTATCTAAGTTGAGTCGCATTAGCATAGAGCCTAGACCCAAGCAATGGTCCCCATGAAAATGACTAACAAAAATTCTAGTTACTGTTGTAGGCGCAATATTTGCAAAGATAAATTGTCGTTGTGTACCTTCTCCGGGATCAAACAGCAGGCCCTCACCATTCCAGCGAAACAAGTATGCTCCTTGATTGCGTGTTCGAGTGGGCTGTTGGCTCGAACATCCTAACACAATTAATTCTCTAGAACTCATAAGGATTTACTTTAAGAAAAAGTCATAGAATAAACTAAATGAAATTATATATGCTACTACAACTTTTGAATGAAATTTTTATGATTTAGAATCTTTTTTCTTTATTTCTCTTGTGCTTATCGCTTGTATTCCGAGAACCAGTTTAATTAACTATTTGAAGACCACCAAAATGATGGAATGCCTCGTTTAGGGGGCGGTGGTGATGAAGAAAAAGAGCTATCACTGCTTGAACTTTGATGTGTTCCAAAATCTTTTTGTTTCTCTGGCTGTAATTTAGGCTTTTTTCGTTTTTTACCTTCATTTGTTAATTTCGATGTTCTACCTATAATTTTCGACGTAGTTTTCTTTGTAGAAAAAGATCTTTGCTTTTTCTTCTTTGTGGTAGCTGCTTTTTGATCAGTGGTAAGAGCTTTTGGTGCAGCTATTTTAGGTGATTCTAATGCAGTTTGTTGGGAGGATTTAGAAGAAGAATCACTAGACTCGACTTCAGAAGGACGCCTGCTTTGAATATGTTGGGAAATAGTAGATTTTAGCTCCTTGCCTTTATTGAAAGTGTCTTTGAGGATTTCTTCACTGCGACGATACCAGGATGGTTTAACATCTCCTTCTTGGATGGAAGGTGTTGTAGGACGTGATTTAGATCGGCATGCTTGAGGAACTTCTTTAGGCTTTTTTGTGAATATCCAACGAACAAGACACGGATTGAAGATACATAGAATAATTAAAAGAGCCAATGAGATTAAACAAATAGAAGTTCCTACTGGGGGAGAAAACATTGCTGTTATTGCTCCGGTAATAACTAAGAGACTAAGGATACCTAGAATGATTATGTAGGCAATTTCGCAAATCTCTCTAAGAGATTTAGATGCAGTTGCTGGCTTTTTTTGTTGAATGGTACTGGTAGTGAAAATTGTATTCTTGAGATTAGAGATGAAATTCGACATAGTAAGGTTTAAATTAAAGCTATAGCTATATGAAAAACAGCTTACGTATTTGAATACTCTTTGTAAATATACAGACTTTTTT is a window from the Chlamydia serpentis genome containing:
- a CDS encoding ABC-F family ATP-binding cassette domain-containing protein, producing the protein MSIVLDKIGKSLGTRVLFDEVSVVFNPGNCYGLTGPNGAGKSTLLKIIMGIVEPTKGSISLPKKVGILRQNIDTFHDITVLDCVIMGNSRLWEALQIRDNLYLQEFTDAIGMKLAEIEEIIGEENGYRADSEAEELLTGIGIPNELFGNKMATIPIDLQFRVLLCQALFGHPEALLLDEPTNHLDLYSINWLGNFLKSYQGTVIVVSHDRHFLNTITTHIADIDYDTIIIYPGNYDAMIEMKTASREQEKADIKSKEKKITQLKEFVSKFGAGSRASQVQSRLREIKKLQPQELKKSNIQRPYIRFPLSDRSSGKVVLSLEGITKSYGDNQVIHPFSLEIYQGDKLGIIGNNGLGKTTLMKLLAGVDTPSSGSIKLGHQAICSYFPQNHSDVLADCGQETLFEWLRNRKTGISDQEIRSVLGKMLFGGDDAFKQIQALSGGETARLLMAGMMLENHNVLILDEANNHLDLESVSALSWAINDYKGTAIFVSHDRGLIQDCAMKLLIFDKDKITFFDGTMADYTASHKQLL
- a CDS encoding tyrosine recombinase XerC, which translates into the protein MITSIYSFLDYLRTIKSASSHTLRNYCLDLNGLKNFLEKCGNLPSSPPLKLTLDNRRVSPLPLSLFTKEHVRIYVAKLIENGKSKRTIKRCLSSIKSFGHYCVLQRILTENPAETIQGPRLPKELPSPMTYNQVEILMATPDISKYHGLRDRCLMELFYSSGLRISEIVAINKWDLDFTTHLVRIKGKGKKERIVPITPHAIQWVHTYLNHPDRAPLERDRQALFLNRFGTRISTRSIDRKFQEYLRSSGLSGHITPHTIRHTIATHWLESGMDLKTIQMLLGHSSLETTTVYTQVSIKLKKRTYQEAHPHA
- a CDS encoding ribonuclease Z; translation: MSSRELIVLGCSSQQPTRTRNQGAYLFRWNGEGLLFDPGEGTQRQFIFANIAPTTVTRIFVSHFHGDHCLGLGSMLMRLNLDKVSYPIHCYYPASGKKYFDRLRYGTIYHETIQVIEHPISEEGVIEDFGNFRIEARRLQHQVDTLGWRITEPDTIKFLPEKLQARGIYGPIIQDLIRNEKIVINDSTVHLSDVSYIRKGDSIAVIADTLPCQAVIDLAKNSRIMLCESTYLEEHRHLAESHFHMTAKQAATLAKQAETEKLILTHFSARYLNLDDFYKEASVIFPNISVAQEYHSYSFPKNPMQNK